Proteins co-encoded in one Brassica oleracea var. oleracea cultivar TO1000 chromosome C4, BOL, whole genome shotgun sequence genomic window:
- the LOC106338405 gene encoding uncharacterized protein LOC106338405 encodes MNPHKIGRIPPGPNAAAVVVKSVSVVTAPIWRPTTTCASLSQAVGVKIAWPSEKLILDDAIDLSKKSNTDGSEAIAASLEKVQIFDYWKIDEELIDEGPDAFLWRPTPEMIKMGDAVHGTIAWPLDKLKLPQPQSPAESNRKSNQSGSQSIGSSNKGGKQKCALLDCHGLGQRIALGRVFSIDPAEKVHFVPLGRNATKFWEEVSEFDAARVWRPNSEIEYIGDAVGSTVAWPNDKIVYI; translated from the exons ATGAACCCACATAAGATTGGTCGAATTCCACCGGGTCCTAATGCGGCTGCTGTTGTAGTGAAGTCTGTTTCAGTCGTAACAGCACCTATATGGAGACCAACTACAACTTGTGCATCGCTTAGTCAGGCTGTTGGAGTCAAAATTGCATGGCCATCTGAGAAGCTCATCTTGGACGATGCTATTGACTTATCAAAAAAGAGTAACACCGACGGATCAGAG GCTATAGCTGCATCTTTAGAGAAAGTTCAAATATTTGATTACTGGAAAATAGATGAAGAGTTGATTGATGAGGGT CCTGATGCATTTTTATGGAGACCAACGCCTGAAATGATAAAGATGGGTGATGCAGTACATGGGACAATTGCTTGGCCTCTAGATAAGCTAAAACTTCCTCAACCACAATCACCTGCTGAATCAAACAGGAAATCCAATCAG AGTGGTAGTCAAAGCATTGGTAGCAGCAACAAAGGTGGTAAACAGAAGTGCGCTCTCTTGGACTGTCATGGCTTAGGACAAAGGATTGCTTTAGGTCGGGTGTTCTCAATTGATCCAGCAGAGAAGGTGCATTTTGTCCCTTTAGGTCGCAATGCTACGAAGTTCTGGGAAGAGGTTTCCGAGTTCGATGCGGCACGAGTGTGGAGGCCAAACTCTGAAATCGAATATATAGGTGATGCAGTAGGAAGCACTGTGGCTTGGCCAAATGATAAGATAGTTTATATCTAA